The following DNA comes from Chloroflexota bacterium.
GCCGCCGGCGACGACCTGGTCGCCCTGGCTGGGGATCTTGCCGAGCTTGTTGTAGACGAGCCCGCCCATAGTGTCGAAGCCGTCGCCCTCCAGGTCTACGGAGAAGTGCTCCTTCAGGAAGCTCAGGTTCACCCGCGCGTCCAGCACCACCTCATCGTTGCTGATGACCTCGACCTCCTGCTCCTCCTGGTTGAACTCGTCGACGATGTCGCCGACGATTTCCTCCAGGATGTCCTCCAGCGTGACGAGGCCGACGGTGCCGCCGTACTCGTCCACGACGACGGCCATGTGGCCGCGGCGCCGCTGGAACTCCACCAGCAGCTCGTCGACGCGCTTCCCCTCCGGCACAAAGAGGGCGGGCCGCAGGTAGTCCCGGAGCGCCGCGCCGTTGGGGGTCTCGGCGTACCGCAGCAGGTCACGGGCGTGCAGGATGCCCTGGACGTGGTCAATGCCGTTGTCGTGGGCCGGGATGCGGCTGTGGCCCGCCTCCCGCATCAGCGCAAGCGCCTCCGTGATGGGCGCCTTGACGTCGATGGCCACCAGGTCGGGCCGCGGCACCATGATGTCGCGTACGGCCGTTTCCTCAAGGCTCAGGATCGCGTGGATCATCGCCATTTCGCGCTCGTCGGGAGGGTTCACCTCCTTGCGCAGCGGGATGAAGACCCGGTCAAAGCGTGCCGCCAGCTCGGACGTGATCTGCGGCAGTGTCTCGGGGCGGCCGACGATCGACTGCAGCAGCCGGTAGAGGGGGACGGTGACCGGCCCACAGACGACCGCCACGACGACGCCGACGGGCGCACCGGCCAACGCCATGCGCTGCCAGCGGCCCCTGAGCACGGGGTAGAAGGCCAGCGGGAGCAGCAGCGCGATGCCGAGCCCGCCCAGCAGCGAGAGCACAAAGAGCCACGTGTTTGGGTCCCGGGCCAGCAGGTACGCCGTCAGAGCCACAATGCCGATGCCGTGGAGCGCCACACAGACCATCAAGAGCGTAAATGCAGTCTCCATCGGCTTCCGCATCAGGGCCTGCAATGCGCTCCGCGACAGGCCGGTGTGCTCACCGTTTGCCGCGCCGTTGCGGGACTCCACCCGCGTCAGCGCATGCCGGTACAGGATCACCGCCGCGGAGAGCGGCAGGGTGACCAGCCAGATGACCAGGGGGATGAGGACGTTGTTTTCCAACAAGGGCTACCTTTCTTGTTCGGTCGAATCGCCGCCGCCGGCGTCGATGGGTCTTGCGGGGACGCCGACAACGGTCTCGCCGTCAGCAACGTCGCGGGTGACGACGGCGCCCGCGCCTGTCCGCGCGCCCTTGCCGACGCGCACCGGAGCCACGAGCACCGTGTCCGAGCCGACGAAGGCGTCCGCCTCGATTTCCGTGCGGCGCTTGCCGGCGCCGTCGTAGTTGGCGGTGACGGCGCCGGCGCCGATGTTCGCGCCGTCGCCGACGGTGGCGTCGCCGATGTAGCTGAAATGGCCCGCCTTGACGCCGCGGCCGAGGGAGCTGTCCTTGATCTCGACGAAGTTGCCCACATGCGCCCCCGTGCCGACGTGCGCGCCGGGCCGCAGGTGGGAGAACGGGCCAACGTCCGCGCCTGTCTCCAGCGTCGCCTCCTCCAGCATCGACGCGACCACCGTGCAGCCGTCGCCAATGACGGAGTCTCGGATGACGGCGTTCGGTCCAATGACGCACCGCTCGCCAATGCGGGTGCAGCCGCGCAGGTGCGTGTTGGGGTGCACGACCGTGTCACGCCCAAGCGTCACGCCGATGTCTATGTATGTGGCGGAAGGAT
Coding sequences within:
- a CDS encoding hemolysin family protein; this translates as MENNVLIPLVIWLVTLPLSAAVILYRHALTRVESRNGAANGEHTGLSRSALQALMRKPMETAFTLLMVCVALHGIGIVALTAYLLARDPNTWLFVLSLLGGLGIALLLPLAFYPVLRGRWQRMALAGAPVGVVVAVVCGPVTVPLYRLLQSIVGRPETLPQITSELAARFDRVFIPLRKEVNPPDEREMAMIHAILSLEETAVRDIMVPRPDLVAIDVKAPITEALALMREAGHSRIPAHDNGIDHVQGILHARDLLRYAETPNGAALRDYLRPALFVPEGKRVDELLVEFQRRRGHMAVVVDEYGGTVGLVTLEDILEEIVGDIVDEFNQEEQEVEVISNDEVVLDARVNLSFLKEHFSVDLEGDGFDTMGGLVYNKLGKIPSQGDQVVAGGLRVEVLSTSGRRITRVRVQRQ